The Pecten maximus chromosome 11, xPecMax1.1, whole genome shotgun sequence genome has a segment encoding these proteins:
- the LOC117338461 gene encoding uncharacterized protein LOC117338461 yields the protein MFLGKVHGHNQQKLLRLLVKLRDMTWRCLSIGTFFQSSIGKYIQRVKNGAWEMVLPTPAQSERETDFTIFVRSFVLFRATDVLPALKLLSKSMSDMDELIAYFNTVHALSFKGMEAFEKQASLGGNKQKYKSLRKCKKFISPLAVTCTSPGLLTLATYHYQTGNYLKTLEMCGHLISSWKIFVDCMSEKDHDRYEHLYCGHGYSLLHKFQQACVSYMFLTQPYPNFCPVHLQQELTNVSSIKLLIPPLPYAVFLTFLCYHELNDTRRRDAALIELRAMKYDKNQGGSKYWIVHNLLGICYEMVGDLRSALREYKDSLSGTRGYQHQNPAMERIERLEH from the coding sequence ATGTTCCTTGGGAAAGTTCATGGTCACAATCAACAAAAACTTCTCCGTTTACTTGTTAAACTCCGTGATATGACATGGCGTTGTCTATCAATAGGAACATTCTTCCAATCATCTATAGGAAAGTATATCCAGAGAGTGAAAAATGGGGCCTGGGAAATGGTACTGCCTACACCAGCACAATCAGAAAGAGAAACTGATTTCACAATATTCGTACGGTCCTTCGTTTTGTTTCGTGCAACTGATGTACTGCCCGCTTTGAAACTTCTGAGCAAATCAATGTCGGACATGGATGAATTAATAGCTTACTTCAATACAGTACATGCACTCTCTTTTAAAGGGATGGAGGCATTTGAGAAACAAGCTTCCCTCGGAGGAAACAAACAGAAGTATAAATCTCTTAGGAAATGTAAGAAGTTTATATCACCACTTGCCGTAACTTGTACAAGTCCAGGTCTACTGACGTTGGCAACCTATCACTACCAGACTGGGAATTACTTGAAAACACTGGAAATGTGTGGACACCTTATTTCCTCGTGGAAAATTTTCGTTGATTGTATGAGTGAAAAGGATCATGATAGATACGAACATCTCTACTGTGGGCATGGGTATAGTCTTCTACACAAATTTCAGCAAGCATGTGTATCATACATGTTTTTGACACAACCATATCCAAATTTCTGTCCAGTCCATTTACAACAAGAGCTAACGAACGTCAGTAGTATAAAACTGCTAATCCCACCACTCCCTTATGCCGTGTTCCTGACCTTCCTGTGTTACCATGAGCTTAACGATACAAGAAGACGTGACGCAGCACTGATCGAACTTCGGGCCATGAAGTATGATAAGAACCAGGGAGGAAGTAAATACTGGATTGTCCACAACCTCTTAGGAATCTGTTACGAAATGGTCGGTGACCTACGCAGTGCTCTCAGGGAATACAAGGACTCTCTGAGTGGTACAAGAGGTTATCAACATCAAAATCCTGCTATGGAGAGGATAGAACGACTGGAGCATTAA